Proteins co-encoded in one Verrucomicrobiia bacterium genomic window:
- a CDS encoding MoxR family ATPase: protein MSTGISAINAAVQEASAFVPGLLGEINRVVVGQKYLVERLVIGLLANGHVLLEGVPGLAKTLSVKTLANSLDVRFSRLQFTPDMLPADVIGTQIFNPQSGAFTTRKGPVFANIVLADEINRAPAKVQSALLEAMQERQVTIGDKTYALEEPFLVLATQNPIEQEGTYPLPEAQVDRFMLKLKIGYPSRDEERQILDLMARTSGLPSAQAVVNPKQILGARQVINDIYIDDKVKDYIVDLVCATRDPRNYKINLDGMIQLGASPRATIALTLAAKAHAFLKGRGYVTPQDVKTIAMDVLRHRVTVTYEAEAEDKTSETIVQKLLDELPVP from the coding sequence ATGAGCACAGGAATTAGCGCGATCAACGCCGCGGTGCAGGAAGCCTCGGCTTTTGTGCCCGGATTGTTAGGTGAGATCAACCGGGTGGTGGTAGGCCAGAAGTATCTGGTGGAGCGACTGGTCATCGGTCTTTTGGCGAATGGGCACGTTTTGCTGGAAGGCGTGCCGGGCCTGGCCAAAACGCTATCGGTAAAGACCTTGGCGAACTCGCTGGATGTGCGGTTCTCCCGCCTGCAGTTCACGCCGGACATGCTGCCCGCGGATGTGATCGGCACGCAGATATTCAATCCCCAGTCAGGTGCGTTCACGACACGCAAGGGCCCGGTCTTTGCAAATATTGTCCTGGCGGATGAAATCAACCGCGCGCCCGCGAAAGTGCAAAGTGCCTTGCTGGAGGCGATGCAGGAACGGCAGGTGACGATCGGCGACAAGACATATGCGCTGGAAGAGCCGTTTCTCGTACTGGCCACGCAGAATCCGATCGAGCAAGAGGGAACGTATCCGCTGCCGGAAGCGCAGGTGGACCGCTTCATGTTGAAGCTGAAGATCGGTTATCCTTCGCGTGATGAGGAGCGACAGATCCTTGATCTGATGGCGCGCACATCGGGATTGCCAAGCGCACAAGCGGTGGTGAATCCAAAACAGATTCTCGGTGCGCGGCAGGTGATCAATGACATCTACATCGATGACAAGGTGAAGGATTACATCGTGGACCTGGTCTGTGCGACGCGTGATCCGCGTAACTACAAGATCAACCTGGACGGCATGATCCAGCTCGGCGCTTCACCGCGTGCGACGATCGCGCTGACCTTGGCGGCGAAGGCACATGCGTTCTTGAAAGGGCGGGGTTATGTCACGCCGCAAGATGTGAAGACCATCGCGATGGATGTATTACGGCATCGCGTGACGGTGACGTATGAGGCGGAAGCGGAGGACAAGACGAGCGAGACGATCGTGCAGAAGCTGCTGGATGAGCTGCCGGTGCCGTGA
- a CDS encoding PAS domain S-box protein, which produces MEQKARMHFPALRETRGFFEASEIVEPSEWDRYIASLELNLRFPAFSAIGFAKLVRSAEKESFERVWRTQGLTAYTLAESASGTNYPVILISPDQIYPVKDKPLDLALLPGVQDAMSASLKTNRPEATGALSLSLRGQSASTTGILLVLPVYDRSRITGSDRLDGFMVGIMELERLFMVLLENAQRNHLYFTFSESGSNQPLYTSRDALAEAQAKFSEDREFAFAGHKWTMRVETQPDFFQTSENFLPQLSLIGGLLISAALFGITWSQVRARAMAETLSNNLATGDERFRLVNKATNDIIYDWDTIANHITWNEAMSLSFAYGPDKIIPSVEWWEDKIHPLDRVRVVRGLESALKKGGEFWADEYRFRRGDNEYATVIDRGYILRNEKGDVIRMIGSMMDITDRKKSEAARHRSDQKLKLHFEQTPLAVIEWDLGFHAIDWNPGAEKTFGYSAQEAIGRHASELIVPESARRHVNEVWQALLVANSFGQRSTNQNCTKDGRMIVCDWYNTPVTDREGKVISVITLAMDVTEQRHVADALEEEKELLSVTMRSIGEGVVATDTAENIVLLNRVGEHMLGCHQRDVLGQPLSRWLKLQHIKSGEMLESPVTKVIRANGQVEFHSQQALLVDVPNERRISFSCSPIYGGDSRLLGSVLVFRDVTDETRTAEELLRTSKLESLGILAGGIAHDFNNILTVIIGNISIAKMQTPQGNPAQNRLDEAEKASLRARDLTLQLLTFAKGGAPIKQTASITDIIKDTTGFVLHGSKVQCVYDLAPDLWAVEVDEGQISQVMDNLVINAVQAMPNGGKIFVSGQNVTLDANSGIHLPAGKYVQVSVQDEGTGIPMDILPKIFDPYFTTKASGNGLGLATSHSIIRNHNGLMTVQSIVGEGTTFKLYLPASDKPLRQTRIDLKPLTKCQGRVLVMDDDDRIRDLLKSMIEALGYEAETTATGNEAVNRYRDAMSAGKRFDVSIMDLTIPGGMGGKEAVKLIKELDPKAKAIVSSGYSNDPVMANHQENGFIGVLSKPYKIQDLARVLEDTIGHQDKQN; this is translated from the coding sequence ATGGAACAAAAAGCCCGGATGCATTTCCCTGCCTTGCGCGAAACACGCGGTTTCTTTGAAGCCAGTGAAATCGTGGAACCCTCCGAATGGGATCGCTACATCGCCAGCCTGGAGCTCAACCTGCGCTTCCCCGCCTTCAGTGCCATCGGTTTTGCCAAACTGGTTCGTTCCGCGGAAAAAGAATCCTTCGAAAGAGTTTGGCGTACGCAAGGCCTGACCGCCTACACATTGGCCGAAAGTGCTTCCGGCACAAATTACCCCGTCATTCTGATTTCCCCTGATCAAATCTATCCGGTCAAAGATAAACCCCTGGACTTGGCCCTCCTGCCCGGGGTGCAGGACGCCATGTCCGCATCGCTGAAAACAAACCGGCCCGAGGCCACCGGCGCCCTCTCCCTCTCTCTCCGGGGCCAATCCGCATCCACCACCGGCATCCTGCTCGTCCTGCCAGTTTACGACCGCTCCCGCATTACTGGCTCTGACCGCCTCGACGGCTTCATGGTCGGCATAATGGAATTGGAACGTCTCTTCATGGTCCTGCTGGAAAATGCCCAGCGCAACCACCTCTACTTCACCTTCAGCGAATCCGGTTCCAACCAGCCGCTCTACACCTCACGCGATGCCCTCGCCGAAGCCCAGGCTAAATTCTCGGAAGACCGCGAATTCGCCTTCGCCGGACACAAATGGACAATGCGTGTGGAAACCCAGCCCGATTTTTTCCAAACCTCGGAAAACTTCCTGCCCCAGCTCAGCCTCATCGGCGGTCTGCTCATCAGTGCCGCCCTGTTTGGCATCACTTGGAGCCAGGTCCGGGCCCGCGCCATGGCCGAAACCCTTTCCAACAACCTTGCCACCGGCGATGAACGCTTCCGCCTCGTCAACAAAGCCACCAATGACATCATCTACGACTGGGACACCATCGCCAATCACATCACCTGGAATGAAGCGATGTCCCTGAGCTTTGCCTACGGTCCCGATAAAATCATACCTTCCGTCGAATGGTGGGAGGACAAGATCCATCCCCTAGACCGCGTCCGTGTCGTCCGCGGCCTTGAATCCGCGCTCAAAAAAGGCGGTGAATTCTGGGCGGATGAATACCGCTTCCGCCGTGGCGACAATGAATATGCCACCGTCATCGATCGCGGCTACATCTTGCGTAACGAAAAAGGCGATGTCATCCGCATGATCGGCTCCATGATGGACATCACGGACCGCAAAAAGTCCGAAGCCGCCCGCCACCGTTCCGATCAAAAACTCAAACTGCATTTCGAACAGACTCCGCTGGCTGTGATCGAATGGGATTTGGGCTTCCATGCCATCGATTGGAACCCCGGCGCCGAAAAAACCTTTGGCTATTCCGCTCAGGAAGCCATCGGTCGCCACGCCTCAGAGCTGATCGTGCCCGAGTCGGCCCGCCGTCATGTGAATGAAGTTTGGCAGGCACTGCTGGTGGCGAACAGCTTCGGCCAGCGCAGCACGAATCAGAACTGCACCAAAGACGGGCGGATGATCGTCTGCGACTGGTATAACACCCCGGTCACAGATCGCGAAGGCAAAGTCATCAGCGTCATCACCCTCGCCATGGATGTCACCGAGCAACGCCATGTTGCCGACGCCTTGGAAGAAGAGAAAGAACTCCTCTCCGTCACCATGCGTTCCATCGGTGAAGGCGTCGTCGCCACCGACACCGCAGAGAACATCGTGCTGCTCAATCGTGTGGGCGAACACATGCTCGGCTGCCACCAGCGTGATGTCCTTGGCCAACCCCTCTCCCGCTGGCTCAAGCTGCAACATATCAAATCCGGGGAAATGCTGGAAAGCCCCGTGACCAAAGTGATCCGCGCCAACGGCCAGGTGGAATTTCACAGCCAGCAAGCCCTGCTGGTGGACGTTCCCAACGAACGCCGCATCTCTTTTTCATGCAGCCCCATCTATGGGGGCGATAGCAGGTTGCTCGGCAGCGTCCTCGTCTTTCGTGATGTGACCGATGAAACCCGCACTGCCGAGGAACTTCTCCGCACCAGCAAACTGGAATCCCTGGGCATACTCGCCGGTGGCATTGCCCATGATTTCAATAACATCCTCACCGTCATCATCGGCAACATCTCCATCGCCAAGATGCAGACGCCGCAAGGCAACCCGGCTCAAAACCGTCTGGATGAAGCAGAAAAAGCCAGCCTGCGCGCCCGCGATCTGACATTGCAACTCCTCACCTTCGCCAAAGGAGGCGCCCCCATCAAACAGACCGCTTCCATCACCGACATCATCAAAGACACCACCGGCTTCGTGCTGCACGGTTCCAAAGTCCAATGCGTATACGATCTCGCCCCAGACCTCTGGGCCGTGGAAGTCGATGAGGGCCAGATCAGCCAGGTGATGGACAATCTCGTCATCAACGCCGTGCAAGCCATGCCCAACGGGGGTAAGATTTTCGTCAGCGGCCAGAATGTCACCTTGGATGCCAATTCAGGCATTCACCTGCCCGCCGGCAAATACGTACAAGTCTCCGTGCAAGATGAAGGTACTGGCATTCCGATGGATATCTTGCCGAAAATATTCGACCCTTATTTCACCACCAAAGCCTCAGGCAACGGCCTCGGTCTGGCCACCTCCCACTCCATCATCCGCAACCATAACGGACTGATGACCGTCCAATCCATCGTAGGCGAAGGCACCACCTTCAAACTCTACCTCCCGGCATCCGACAAACCACTCCGTCAGACCCGCATCGACCTGAAACCGCTCACCAAATGCCAGGGACGCGTGCTGGTGATGGATGATGACGACCGCATCCGTGACCTCCTGAAATCCATGATTGAAGCCCTGGGATATGAGGCCGAAACGACCGCCACCGGCAACGAAGCCGTAAACCGCTACCGCGATGCCATGTCTGCCGGCAAACGCTTTGATGTCTCCATCATGGACCTCACCATACCCGGCGGCATGGGTGGCAAGGAAGCCGTGAAACTGATCAAAGAACTCGATCCCAAGGCAAAAGCCATTGTCTCCAGCGGTTATTCCAACGATCCTGTAATGGCCAACCATCAGGAAAACGGCTTCATCGGCGTCCTGTCCAAACCCTATAAGATTCAGGACTTGGCGCGGGTATTGGAAGACACCATCGGCCACCAAGATAAGCAAAACTAA
- a CDS encoding exosortase/archaeosortase family protein, whose amino-acid sequence MNASAARLLEKLPLPWPAALLCFLTLGLYVPAFYWLIYDHWYRFEGSLLGIIPLVLGGFWLRHLWQHSPTRANHEPFPTAALLLFTAGLWLLLAGWSAEASAIMGWSCSLVIPAMAWLYGGREGLKMAWFPALCIAMAFPVPGIIEHHLGLHARIWSAFLAQVMLSTAGMALERAGTFLTTDTGISLDVGNACSGVKTMHVFLVAALMLLQPLRQRPLRFFALLPVFFIVSVLANGVRVAALVLIAARLDPKWLEGAAHELTGLFFFMVTFFPLAYAVSRWGNRRADAPVQGPVRKNHSSDHAMILVVHGLLLVLTMLFLVRQSFQRHAQMEIILPELPYLLADWSGRDELLAHHEVLFYGVSGLRKRLYLRGESRVEYVSNTALVSREGLHEPTGCFTSFGWRLLAREEIELAGNGRKVPVVMLQLDRPATGMKQYVIFWFADGLGKYLAGERELTWHVLRRRLLLKPEEVWTLHTAAVSVIADDWAGARKTAEDFALGLVDELETGGNLERFDK is encoded by the coding sequence ATGAATGCATCGGCAGCGCGCTTGCTTGAGAAGTTGCCGTTGCCGTGGCCGGCGGCATTGTTGTGTTTCCTGACGTTGGGATTGTATGTGCCCGCCTTTTACTGGCTCATCTACGATCATTGGTACCGCTTTGAAGGGAGTTTGCTGGGGATTATCCCGTTGGTGTTGGGCGGCTTCTGGTTGCGTCATTTATGGCAGCACTCGCCAACGAGAGCCAACCATGAGCCATTCCCGACGGCGGCGTTACTGCTGTTCACAGCGGGTTTATGGTTGTTGCTCGCAGGTTGGTCTGCTGAGGCTTCTGCGATCATGGGCTGGTCTTGTTCGTTGGTGATTCCCGCGATGGCCTGGTTATATGGGGGAAGGGAGGGCTTAAAGATGGCCTGGTTTCCGGCGTTGTGCATCGCCATGGCGTTTCCGGTTCCCGGGATCATTGAGCATCACCTGGGGTTGCATGCTCGTATATGGTCGGCGTTTCTGGCGCAGGTCATGTTGAGCACAGCGGGAATGGCCCTGGAGCGTGCGGGCACATTTTTGACGACGGATACAGGGATTTCACTGGATGTGGGCAATGCTTGCAGCGGGGTGAAAACAATGCATGTGTTCCTCGTGGCGGCGTTGATGCTGTTGCAACCGCTGCGCCAGCGTCCGTTGCGTTTCTTTGCGTTGTTGCCGGTGTTTTTCATCGTGTCGGTGCTTGCGAACGGTGTGCGGGTGGCAGCACTGGTATTGATCGCTGCCCGGCTGGATCCCAAATGGCTGGAGGGGGCGGCGCATGAGTTGACGGGCTTGTTTTTTTTCATGGTGACGTTTTTTCCCCTGGCGTATGCCGTGAGCCGATGGGGAAACCGGCGGGCAGATGCCCCGGTGCAGGGGCCGGTGCGGAAGAATCATTCATCTGACCATGCGATGATCCTGGTGGTGCATGGCCTGCTGCTGGTTCTGACGATGTTATTTCTGGTCCGGCAATCTTTTCAACGGCATGCCCAGATGGAGATCATTTTGCCAGAACTGCCTTACCTGCTGGCCGACTGGTCTGGCCGTGATGAATTACTCGCGCATCACGAAGTGCTTTTTTACGGGGTGAGCGGACTGCGTAAGCGGCTTTATCTGAGGGGGGAAAGCAGGGTGGAGTATGTGAGCAATACGGCGCTGGTATCCCGTGAGGGTTTGCATGAGCCAACCGGGTGTTTTACCTCATTTGGGTGGCGGTTGCTGGCAAGGGAGGAAATTGAACTGGCAGGAAATGGGAGAAAGGTGCCGGTGGTGATGCTGCAGCTTGACCGGCCAGCAACGGGGATGAAACAGTACGTGATTTTCTGGTTTGCCGATGGCCTGGGAAAGTATTTGGCCGGAGAACGGGAGCTTACGTGGCATGTGCTCAGGCGCAGGTTGCTGCTTAAACCGGAGGAGGTCTGGACGTTGCACACAGCAGCCGTTTCCGTGATTGCGGATGACTGGGCGGGGGCCAGGAAAACTGCGGAAGATTTCGCGCTTGGTTTGGTGGATGAACTGGAGACAGGAGGAAATTTAGAGCGGTTTGATAAATGA
- a CDS encoding tetratricopeptide repeat protein has translation MILLVAGLIFSGCKKERIDFAAQAREAEAKGNFSGAIQAYERAIREAPGDLSLRHGLIELLLKESRDEQALPHLMLLVRAVPNDEALLVRTVGLLLQFGGWKESKELYDLAPQAVKDRPAVREMQAELLIREAKLEEALKILAALAAEAQTPPEIIRSARLRQGRVLHQMGRSDSALKEFDALLESDPKDREAALLRANLFMASKKYAEAKAAYEALLLLYPAEHEAWLGLASLAVQEGRMTDAIASYEQAHAINPKDSDVLFWLAELHFERGDKAALADLKNKAQGRKWEKEIFQGYLRALEQMGAGEYKAALKELERLKPMLGGYPGLFDKIGLCYLKLGDPMQAEISFAKLPHDEAMQEQVWSALGRSYLSITNYARAVRWLEVARGKDRIGPLTQAQFGMGDLSSAYKNAQIWLKDEPTSVSARLIAAEAARRLEIDGMGRSHFEQIAVSDPESAAGVYARAQLLVSSNRLNEAVTLLKTGNELISSQAGPNLLLAEIHLRLQEADEAERHLRRTLELDPKNARAYALWGVISRAKGDTMAAGKHFADALVHDASDRIALMGSGYLNQEKENYAQAAEYFERAANLKRPEVEAALLWSLAEFARDNFKRALQAAELAVKLSPTNAFARYLEVRGNMMNSEWPRARKNATELSTMHPGYAPAEHARALLALSTNGVAPALAHVQKGLQLQSTNLLLQPLEVELLRAMGQTNQARERLDRLKHDFPDEPDRYLAEVNMLMDDKDFEGARRLSLEGLKKAASEPRLQQRVLDTFVQTGMERDAAPVMEEVLKLDPENAALRFICGRLREVRGDWSLAENHYRTVLEKEPQNVATLNNLSLVIARDEKKLDEAAKLAQRAYVLDSRNPAVADTYATLLLARGDSRQAVTLLEDARKRAPNSVEIRLHLVEALLAKGAMMEARLEFDLLNRELPAARNHSRHEAVSAKLELAAREQGKTKR, from the coding sequence GTGATTTTGCTTGTTGCCGGGCTGATTTTTTCCGGCTGCAAGAAAGAGCGCATCGATTTTGCCGCGCAGGCGCGAGAGGCAGAGGCGAAAGGAAATTTTTCCGGAGCGATCCAGGCTTATGAGCGTGCGATCCGCGAGGCGCCTGGGGATCTTTCTCTCCGGCACGGATTGATAGAACTTCTGTTGAAAGAGTCACGGGACGAGCAGGCCTTGCCGCATCTGATGTTGCTGGTGCGGGCCGTGCCAAATGATGAGGCGCTGCTGGTGCGTACTGTCGGGCTGCTTCTGCAGTTTGGCGGTTGGAAAGAATCCAAGGAGCTGTATGATCTGGCGCCGCAAGCGGTCAAAGACCGGCCGGCAGTGCGTGAAATGCAGGCCGAGCTCCTGATCCGGGAAGCGAAGCTGGAGGAGGCTTTAAAAATTCTGGCGGCATTGGCGGCAGAGGCGCAAACGCCTCCGGAGATCATCCGGTCCGCCCGGCTTCGCCAAGGGCGTGTGCTGCATCAGATGGGGCGTTCAGACTCTGCTTTGAAAGAGTTTGATGCCTTGCTGGAGAGCGATCCAAAAGATCGTGAAGCTGCCTTGCTGCGGGCCAATCTTTTCATGGCGAGTAAAAAGTATGCTGAAGCCAAGGCTGCATATGAGGCCCTCCTGCTTCTGTATCCGGCAGAGCATGAGGCGTGGTTGGGGCTGGCTTCGCTGGCTGTGCAGGAGGGGCGGATGACCGATGCCATCGCCTCTTATGAGCAGGCGCACGCCATCAACCCGAAAGATTCGGATGTACTTTTCTGGCTGGCTGAACTGCATTTCGAGCGGGGTGACAAGGCGGCACTGGCCGATTTGAAGAACAAGGCGCAGGGCAGAAAGTGGGAGAAGGAAATCTTTCAGGGATATTTGCGTGCGCTGGAGCAGATGGGGGCGGGAGAGTACAAGGCGGCTTTGAAGGAACTGGAACGGTTGAAGCCAATGCTGGGCGGTTATCCCGGTCTTTTTGACAAGATAGGGCTTTGTTACCTGAAATTGGGTGATCCGATGCAGGCAGAGATTTCATTTGCCAAGCTGCCGCATGATGAGGCGATGCAGGAGCAGGTTTGGAGCGCCTTGGGGCGCAGCTATTTGTCCATCACCAATTATGCCCGGGCGGTGCGCTGGCTGGAGGTCGCCCGGGGAAAAGACCGCATCGGTCCCTTGACCCAGGCGCAGTTCGGCATGGGGGACTTGAGTTCCGCATATAAGAACGCACAGATATGGTTGAAGGACGAGCCTACCTCAGTTTCAGCGCGTTTGATCGCGGCAGAAGCGGCCCGCAGGCTGGAGATAGACGGGATGGGCAGAAGCCATTTCGAGCAGATCGCGGTGAGCGATCCGGAGAGTGCGGCGGGTGTATATGCGCGGGCGCAATTGCTCGTCAGCAGCAATCGTTTGAACGAGGCGGTGACCTTGTTGAAAACTGGCAACGAACTCATCTCCTCCCAAGCAGGGCCGAATCTGCTGCTGGCGGAGATACATCTGAGGTTACAGGAGGCGGATGAGGCGGAGAGGCATTTGAGGAGGACACTGGAACTGGACCCGAAAAACGCCCGGGCTTACGCGCTCTGGGGTGTGATCAGCCGGGCGAAGGGAGACACCATGGCGGCAGGGAAGCATTTTGCTGATGCGCTGGTCCATGATGCTTCCGACCGGATCGCGTTGATGGGATCGGGGTATTTGAACCAGGAGAAGGAGAATTACGCGCAGGCAGCCGAGTATTTTGAAAGGGCGGCAAACTTGAAGCGCCCGGAGGTGGAGGCAGCGCTTCTGTGGTCGTTGGCAGAGTTCGCACGGGACAATTTCAAAAGGGCGCTGCAGGCGGCGGAGCTGGCTGTGAAACTTTCGCCTACGAATGCGTTCGCCCGTTATCTCGAAGTGCGGGGAAACATGATGAACAGCGAATGGCCGAGAGCTCGCAAGAACGCGACGGAGTTGAGCACGATGCATCCTGGGTATGCTCCGGCTGAACACGCCCGGGCATTGCTGGCGTTGAGTACCAACGGGGTTGCTCCCGCCTTGGCGCATGTGCAGAAAGGGTTGCAGCTACAGTCCACCAACCTGTTGTTGCAGCCGCTGGAGGTTGAGTTGCTGCGTGCCATGGGACAAACCAATCAGGCCCGCGAGCGGTTGGACCGGTTGAAGCACGATTTTCCGGATGAGCCGGACCGCTATCTCGCAGAGGTGAACATGCTGATGGATGACAAGGATTTTGAAGGAGCCCGCAGGCTGTCCCTGGAAGGATTGAAGAAGGCGGCAAGTGAACCCAGGTTGCAACAGCGGGTGCTGGACACATTCGTGCAAACGGGCATGGAGAGGGATGCCGCCCCGGTGATGGAAGAGGTGTTGAAGCTGGATCCTGAGAACGCCGCCTTGCGGTTCATTTGCGGTCGTTTGCGGGAGGTGCGGGGAGACTGGAGCCTGGCGGAGAATCATTACCGGACCGTTCTGGAGAAGGAGCCGCAGAATGTGGCAACATTGAACAACCTGAGTCTGGTGATTGCGCGCGATGAGAAGAAGCTAGATGAAGCGGCCAAACTGGCGCAACGGGCTTATGTGCTGGACAGCCGGAATCCGGCGGTGGCGGATACGTACGCCACATTGTTGCTGGCCCGTGGGGACAGCCGGCAGGCGGTTACATTGCTGGAGGATGCGCGCAAGCGGGCGCCGAACAGCGTGGAGATAAGGTTGCATCTGGTGGAGGCGTTGCTGGCCAAAGGCGCGATGATGGAGGCGCGGTTGGAATTCGACTTGTTGAATAGGGAGTTGCCGGCGGCCAGGAATCACAGCCGCCATGAGGCGGTCTCCGCCAAGCTGGAACTGGCGGCCAGGGAGCAGGGCAAAACTAAGAGATGA
- a CDS encoding bifunctional riboflavin kinase/FAD synthetase, producing MKIIRSARELETGGRKVSLAIGFFDGVHLGHQQVIRQTISDARQQEGLALVVTFDRHPAEVIAPDRVPSLIYTQQQRIDAISSLGADALLLLPFDEAFSRVDGESFVRGLASDLGRVHSVCVGENFVFGHKRSGDVALLRHLGKELRFTAHGLEAVSLGNEAVSSTRVREVIRKGELDMAGQLLGRDYSLAGAVISGDQVGRKLGFPTANLDVRGRVTPPNGVYAAHAKVGGKNWRAAVNIGMRPTLREPKPVLHVEAHLLDFTADIYGQSIELSFVEKLRDEQRFPSLDALKEQISSDIQQVRELFASCR from the coding sequence ATGAAGATTATTCGCTCCGCCCGCGAACTGGAAACTGGCGGACGAAAAGTGTCTTTGGCCATCGGTTTTTTTGATGGCGTCCATCTCGGACATCAGCAAGTCATCCGGCAAACCATCTCGGATGCGCGCCAGCAGGAAGGGCTCGCGCTTGTCGTCACTTTTGACCGGCATCCGGCAGAGGTCATTGCGCCCGATCGCGTTCCATCGCTTATCTACACGCAACAGCAGCGCATCGACGCGATCAGTTCACTCGGTGCCGATGCATTGTTACTGTTACCATTTGATGAAGCGTTCAGTCGCGTAGATGGAGAGAGCTTTGTGCGTGGCTTGGCAAGTGATCTGGGACGCGTCCACAGTGTTTGTGTAGGAGAGAATTTTGTCTTCGGTCACAAGCGGAGCGGGGATGTGGCTTTGTTGCGGCACTTGGGCAAGGAGCTGCGCTTCACGGCTCATGGGTTGGAAGCGGTGTCCTTGGGCAACGAAGCGGTGAGCAGCACGCGCGTCCGCGAGGTGATTCGAAAAGGGGAACTGGACATGGCGGGACAATTGCTGGGCAGAGATTACTCGCTGGCAGGGGCAGTCATCTCGGGTGATCAGGTGGGGCGCAAACTGGGTTTTCCTACGGCCAATCTGGATGTGCGTGGACGCGTGACCCCGCCGAATGGTGTTTATGCGGCTCATGCAAAAGTGGGCGGCAAGAACTGGCGGGCGGCGGTGAATATCGGGATGCGCCCGACTTTGCGCGAGCCCAAGCCGGTGCTGCATGTGGAGGCGCATCTGCTGGATTTCACAGCCGATATTTACGGACAATCCATCGAACTCAGCTTCGTGGAGAAATTACGGGATGAGCAACGGTTTCCATCCTTGGATGCCCTCAAGGAGCAGATCAGCTCAGATATCCAGCAGGTGCGGGAATTGTTCGCCTCCTGCCGCTAG
- the truB gene encoding tRNA pseudouridine(55) synthase TruB, with amino-acid sequence MSLQNFDALDGALLVDKPAGMTSHDVVDEVRRYFNIKKVGHCGTLDPNATGLLILVLGKATKLSERLMSDDKVYEGTAKFGETTDSYDVDGELTASLPVPPMTLDILNQEADTFVGDILQTPPMASAIKKDGVPLYKLARKGVEVERKPRLIHIYTYRFLTYEEPLATFRVACTKGTYVRSLVHDLGQKIGCGAHLTTLRRTVSGKFDVADAMHLDKLLVLKPAEFAARVIPFLKLT; translated from the coding sequence ATGAGTTTGCAGAATTTCGATGCGCTGGATGGCGCACTCTTGGTGGACAAGCCCGCCGGTATGACCTCACACGATGTGGTGGACGAGGTGAGGCGTTATTTTAACATCAAGAAGGTCGGTCATTGCGGCACGCTTGATCCGAATGCGACTGGCTTGCTGATCCTTGTACTGGGCAAGGCCACGAAACTTTCCGAACGCCTGATGTCTGATGACAAGGTGTATGAGGGGACGGCCAAATTTGGCGAGACCACGGACAGCTATGATGTGGATGGTGAACTCACGGCATCCTTGCCGGTGCCGCCCATGACGCTGGATATCCTCAATCAAGAGGCGGACACGTTCGTGGGTGATATCTTGCAAACGCCGCCGATGGCTTCGGCTATCAAGAAGGATGGTGTGCCGCTCTACAAGCTCGCGCGCAAAGGTGTGGAGGTGGAGCGCAAGCCGCGTTTGATCCACATCTACACGTATCGTTTTCTTACCTACGAAGAACCGCTGGCGACGTTTCGTGTGGCCTGCACGAAGGGCACGTATGTTCGCAGCCTGGTGCATGATCTGGGGCAGAAGATTGGTTGCGGGGCGCATCTCACGACGTTGCGCCGCACGGTGTCCGGCAAGTTCGATGTGGCGGATGCGATGCACTTGGACAAGCTCCTGGTCTTGAAGCCTGCGGAGTTTGCCGCCCGCGTGATTCCGTTCCTGAAACTCACCTGA